The following are from one region of the Mustela lutreola isolate mMusLut2 chromosome 7, mMusLut2.pri, whole genome shotgun sequence genome:
- the LOC131837265 gene encoding peroxisomal succinyl-coenzyme A thioesterase-like, which yields LFFLLAFQVKGPGIGLLGFSLGADICLSMASYLKNISATVSINGSGFSGNKPIQYKQTCIPPLNHDFRRLKVAFSGLLDIVDIRNDVIGRHENPSMIPIEKAQGPILFIVGQDDHNWRSELYAQIASERLQAHGKEKPQILSYPGTGHNIEPPYFPLCPASVHKLLNKPIMWDGEPRAHARAQEDSWKQILTFFCKHLGGTQNIASPKL from the coding sequence ctcttctttcttcttgcctTCCAGGTGAAGGGCCCAGGCATTGGGCTTCTGGGCTTTTCTTTAGGGgctgatatttgtctttctatggcCTCATATTTGAAAAACATCTCAGCCACAGTTTCCATCAACGGATCTGGGTTCAGTGGAAACAAACCCATACAGTACAAGCAGACGTGCATCCCACCATTGAACCATGATTTTAGAAGACTCAAGGTAGCCTTCTCAGGCCTCCTGGACATTGTGGATATACGAAATGATGTTATAGGAAGGCATGAGAACCCCAGCATGATTCCAATAGAGAAAGCCCAGGGGCCCATCCTCTTCATCGTTGGTCAGGATGACCATAACTGGAGGAGTGAGTTATATGCCCAAATAGCCTCTGAACGGTTACAGGCCCATGGAAAGGAAAAACCCCAGATCCTCTCTTATCCTGGGACTGGGCATAATATTGAACCTCCTTACTTCCCCCTATGCCCCGCTTCTGTGCACAAATTACTGAACAAACCTATAATGTGGGATGGGGAGCCCAGGGCTCATGCTAGGGCTCAGGaagattcatggaaacaaattctAACCTTTTTCTGCAAACATCTTGGAGGTACCCAGAATATAGCTTCCCCTAAATTGTAA
- the LOC131836896 gene encoding peroxisomal succinyl-coenzyme A thioesterase-like yields MVTVVLEPPGRCSWDKPVRVIVHGLAPRQPVTLRASLRDEKGALFRAHARYEADAGGLLDLERAPALGGSFVGLEPMGLLWAMEPDKPLWRFMKRDVQTPFAVELEVLDGHEPDAGRVLGRAVHEREFLRPGVRREPVRVGRVRATLFLPPGPGPFPGIIDIFGFGGGLLEYRASLLAGHGFATLALAYYNFEDLAKEIDSIHLEYFEEALCYMLQHSKVKGPGIGLLGFSLGADICLSMASYLKNISATVSINGSGFSGNKPIQYKQTCIPPLNHDFRRLKVAFSGLLDIVDIRNDVIGRHENPSMIPIEKAQGPILFIVGQDDHNWRSELYAQIASERLQAHGKEKPQILSYPGTGHNIEPPYFPLCPASVHKLLNKPIMWGGEPRAHARAQEDSWKQILTFFCKHLGGTQNIASPKL; encoded by the exons ATGGTGACGGTGGTCCTAGAGCCACCGGGCCGCTGCAGCTGGGACAAGCCCGTGCGCGTGATCGTGCACGGCCTGGCCCCGCGACAGCCCGTCACGCTGCGCGCGTCCCTGCGCGACGAGAAGGGCGCGCTCTTCCGGGCCCACGCGCGGTACGAAGCCGACGCCGGCGGCCTCCTGGACCTGGAGCGCGCGCCCGCGCTGGGCGGCAGCTTCGTGGGGCTCGAGCCCATGGGGCTGCTCTGGGCCATGGAGCCGGATAAGCCGCTTTGGCGATTTATGAAGCGGGACGTGCAGACCCCCTTCGCCGTGGAGCTGGAGGTGCTCGACGGCCACGAGCCCGACGCGGGTCGTGTCCTGGGCCGGGCGGTGCACGAGCGCGAGTTCCTGCGGCCGGGCGTGCGGCGGGAGCCGGTGCGCGTGGGCCGGGTGCGCGCCACGCTCTTCCTGCCCCCTG GACCTGGACCTTTCCCAGGGATCATTGACATCTTTGGATTTGGAGGGGGCCTGTTGGAATATCGAGCAAGCCTTTTGGCTGGTCATGGTTTTGCCACATTGGCTCTAGCTTATTATAACTTCGAAGATCTCGCCAAGGAAATTGACAGCATACACCTGGAGTACTTCGAAGAAGCCCTGTGCTACATGCTTCAACACTCCAAG GTGAAGGGCCCAGGCATTGGGCTTCTGGGCTTTTCTTTAGGGgctgatatttgtctttctatggcCTCATATTTGAAAAACATCTCAGCCACAGTTTCCATCAACGGATCTGGGTTCAGTGGAAACAAACCCATACAGTACAAGCAGACGTGCATCCCACCATTGAACCATGATTTTAGAAGACTCAAGGTAGCCTTCTCAGGCCTCCTGGACATTGTGGATATACGAAATGATGTTATAGGAAGGCATGAGAACCCCAGCATGATTCCAATAGAGAAAGCCCAGGGGCCCATCCTCTTCATCGTTGGTCAGGATGACCATAACTGGAGGAGTGAGTTATATGCCCAAATAGCCTCTGAACGGTTACAGGCCCATGGAAAGGAAAAACCCCAGATCCTCTCTTATCCTGGGACTGGGCATAATATTGAACCTCCTTACTTCCCCCTATGCCCCGCTTCTGTGCACAAATTACTGAACAAACCTATAATGTGGGGTGGGGAGCCCAGGGCTCATGCTAGGGCTCAGGaagattcatggaaacaaattctAACCTTTTTCTGCAAACATCTTGGAGGTACCCAGAATATAGCTTCCCCTAAATTGTAA